GGGTGAGCTCGTGGGATGCCAGCACATCCTTGATCTCGGTCAGCGACTTCTTCCCCAGGTTCGGGGTTTTCAAGAGCTCCATTTCACTCTTTTGGACCAGGTCGCCGATATAAAAAATATTCTCCGCCTTGAGGCAGTTCGCCGAACGCACCGTGAGCTCCAGATCGTCGACCGGGCGCAGCAGAATCGGGTTCACGTCCGGCTCTTCCTCGATCCGGACCTCGGTCCCCTTGCTCTCCAGATCCACGAACACCGCCATCTGATCGCGCAAGATGTTCGCCGCGCGCCGCACCGCGGCCTCCGGATCGATGGCCCCGTTGGTCTCGATGTCGAGCACCAGCTTGTCGAGATCGGTACGCTGCTCGACGCGCGCGTTTTCCACCGTATAGGCCACACGCCGAATCGGGCTGAACGAGGCATCGATCTGCATGCCACCGAGCGGACGCTCCTCGTTCAGGGCGCGCGCCGGAACCGGTTCATAGCCTCGTCCCGCCACCACGGTGAGCTCCATTTTCAGTGCCACCGCCTTTGTGAGCGTGGCAATCACATGCGCCGGGTTCACGATCTCCACGTTCTGGTCGGTATGCACATCGGCCGCGGTCACGACGCCAGGCCCGGTCTTGTCGATCGTCAACCGCGCCTCGCCCCGCCCCTCCATGCGCATGGCCAGACCCTTCAGATTCAGCAGGATATCGATGACATCCTCCTGAACCCCCTCCATCGTCGAGTACTCGTGCAATACACCCTCGATCCGCGCCTCGGTGACCGCACAGCCGGGCATCGACGACAACAGGACGCGCCGCAGCGCACTCCCCAGGGTATGACCAAAGCCCCGCTCCAGCGGCTCCAAGGTGATCCGCGCGTGCGTTGGACCAAGCGTCTGCACCCCGACATTGCGAGGCTTGAGAAATTCCGCTGCCGAACTCTGCATATACCGTCCCTCCGGCGACTTACTTCGAGTACAAGGCGATGACGAGCTGCTCGTTGATCTCGCCGGGCATTTCGCGACGCTCTGGCACGGCCTTGAAGGTCCCCTTCATGCCCTTACTGTCGACCTCGAGCCATTCCGGAAAACCGCGCTGCTCGGCGGCCTCGAGCGCCGCCTTCACGCGCAGCTGCTCCTTGGCGCCCGAGCTCACTTCGATCACATCCTGCGCCGACAGCTGATAGGCCGGAATATTGACCCTCTTGCCGTTCACAAGAATGCCGTTATGGCGCACGAGCTGACGCGCCTCGGAGCGCGACGCCCCAAAGCCCATCCTGTGCACGACGTTGTCCAGCCGGCACTCCAGGAGCTTCAGCAGGTTCTCGCCGGTATTGCCGCGGCGTCGATCGGCCTCGGAATAGTAATTGGCGAACTGCGCCTCAAGCACCCCGTAGATGCGGCGGAGCTTCTGCTTCTCGCGCAGCTGCGCGCCGTAATCCGAAAGCCGGCTGCGCCGCTGGCCGTGCTGTCCCGGTGGATAAGTCCGCTTGGACACGGGGCACTTGTCGGTAAAGCACTTCTCGCCCTTCAGAAAGAGCTTGCCGCCCTCGCGCCGGCACTTCCGGCATTTTGCATCCGCGTTCTCACGGGCCATTCTTATTTCTCCGTCAACTAGACGCGCCGGCGCTTGGCCGGCCGACAACCGTTATGGGGAATCGGCGTCACATCGATGATGTTGCTGATCTCGAAACCCGCCGAATGCAGGGCGCGGACCGCGGAGTCGCGCCCCGGCCCCGGCCCCTTCACGCGAATCTCGAGCGCCTTCACGCCGAACTCCTGCGCCGCACGCCCGGCCTTGTCCGATGCCACCTGCGCGGCAAACGGCGTGCTCTTGCGCGATCCCCTGAATCCCGCACCACCCGCGGTCGCCCAGGACAACACGTTACCCTGCCGATCGGTGATTGTAATCACCGTATTGTTAAACGAGGCTTGGATATGAGCCACGCCCTCGGCAACATTCTTCTTGACGCGCTTCTTGGCCTTGCCCGCTGCGGGTGTGTTAGTCGCCATACCTGTCCTTTAAGATCACTTCCGAATGCCCTTGCGCGGGCCCTTGCGCGTGCGCGCGTTGGTCTTGGTACGCTGTCCGCGCACCGGCAGCCCGCGCCTGTGGCGCATGCCGCGGTAACTCCCGATATCCATGAGCCGCTTGATGTTCATGGAGACTGTCCGCCGCAGATCGCCCTCGACCACGAGCTTGCCGACCTCGGCACGGATCTTCTCCACCTCGGCGTCCGTCAGATCCTTGACCTTGGCGTTCACCGCGACACCCGCGGCATCACAGATCTGCCGGGAGCGCTGCCGCCCTATGCCGTAGATGGATGTAAGTCCGATCTCGACATGCTTGTGGTTTGGAATATTGATGCCTGCGATACGGGCCATCGTACTGTTCTCTCCTAAACGCGCCCTTCACAAGGGAAAAGCGCGCAAGCCTAGCCTAGAAATCCCGGAATATCAAGTCTAGCCCTGGCGCTGCTTGTGGCGCGCGTCGCTACACACGATCCGGACAACCCCTTTGCGCCGCACGATCTTGCAATTACGGCACAGCTTCTTCACCGATGCCCTGACTTTCATGATTTCCCCTACTTAGGTAGCCCGCTCACTCCGCCCGTGAGGTTCGCCTTTTTCAACAAACTCTCGTATTGATGCGACATCAGATGCGCCTGCACCTGTGCCATGAAATCCATGCTCACCACGACGATGATGAGCAGCGACGTGCCCCCGAAATAAAATGGCACGTTCCACTTCAAGATCAAAAACTCCGGCAGCAGGCACACCAGCGTGATATAGATCCCTCCGGACAGCGTCAGCCGTGACATGACGTCATCGATATAGCGCCGCGTCTGCTCACCAGGCCGGATGCCGGGAATGAACGCCCCCGACTTCTTCAGGTTATCCGCGGTATCCTTCGGATCCATGATCATCGCGGTGTAAAAGAACGAAAAAAACATCACCGCGACCGTAAATACGATCAGATACACCGGTTGGCCCGGGGCCAGCGCCCCCGCGACCGTATGCAGCCACCCCATGCCCTTGGCCTGCCCAAACCAGTTCGCCGCCATGGTCGGAAACAGGATCATGCTCGACGCGAAAATCGCCGGAATCACGCCCGCGGTATTCACCTTGAGCGGAAGATGCGTCGTCTGACCCCCGAAAATCTTGCGCCCCTGCTGACGCTTGGCATAAGTCACCGTCACCCGCCGTTGCCCCCGCTCGACGAACACCACAAAGGCCGTCACCGCGAGCGCCACCACAAACAAGAGCAGCACGAACAACGGCTGAAAGGAGCCGTTGCTGGCAAGCTCCAGGGTGCTGCCGATCGCCTCCGGCAGACCGGCGACGATGCCGGCAAAGATGATCATCGAGATACCGTTACCGATGCCGCGCTCGGTGATCTGCTCCCCAAGCCACATCAGAAACATGGTGCCGGCCACCAGCGTGATCATCGTAAAGAGCTCGAAACCGATCCCTGGGGCCATCACCACCGGCACGCCGCCCGCGGTCTGGTGCTCAAGCGCGATCGAGATCCCAAGCCCCTGAAACGCCGCCAGCACCACGGTCCCATAGCGGGTCCACTGCGTAAGCTTGCGCCTTCCGGCCTCCCCGCCGTCCTTACGCAACTCGTCGAGCTTCGGGATCACCGGCGTCAGGATCTGGATGACGATCGACGCCGAGATGTACGGCATGATACCGAGCGCGAATACCGACAAGCGCTGCAGGGCGCCGCCCGAGAACATGTTGAACATGCCGATGATGG
The DNA window shown above is from Acidiferrobacter sp. SPIII_3 and carries:
- the rpsK gene encoding 30S ribosomal protein S11; its protein translation is MATNTPAAGKAKKRVKKNVAEGVAHIQASFNNTVITITDRQGNVLSWATAGGAGFRGSRKSTPFAAQVASDKAGRAAQEFGVKALEIRVKGPGPGRDSAVRALHSAGFEISNIIDVTPIPHNGCRPAKRRRV
- the rpoA gene encoding DNA-directed RNA polymerase subunit alpha, whose translation is MQSSAAEFLKPRNVGVQTLGPTHARITLEPLERGFGHTLGSALRRVLLSSMPGCAVTEARIEGVLHEYSTMEGVQEDVIDILLNLKGLAMRMEGRGEARLTIDKTGPGVVTAADVHTDQNVEIVNPAHVIATLTKAVALKMELTVVAGRGYEPVPARALNEERPLGGMQIDASFSPIRRVAYTVENARVEQRTDLDKLVLDIETNGAIDPEAAVRRAANILRDQMAVFVDLESKGTEVRIEEEPDVNPILLRPVDDLELTVRSANCLKAENIFYIGDLVQKSEMELLKTPNLGKKSLTEIKDVLASHELTLDMKLENWPPASLRNKVPGEGLDR
- the secY gene encoding preprotein translocase subunit SecY; this translates as MVARDAKRQGALTPGMLGRLSDLKQRLLFLLGALVVFRVGTHIPVPGINAVALAALFQRASGSIIGMFNMFSGGALQRLSVFALGIMPYISASIVIQILTPVIPKLDELRKDGGEAGRRKLTQWTRYGTVVLAAFQGLGISIALEHQTAGGVPVVMAPGIGFELFTMITLVAGTMFLMWLGEQITERGIGNGISMIIFAGIVAGLPEAIGSTLELASNGSFQPLFVLLLFVVALAVTAFVVFVERGQRRVTVTYAKRQQGRKIFGGQTTHLPLKVNTAGVIPAIFASSMILFPTMAANWFGQAKGMGWLHTVAGALAPGQPVYLIVFTVAVMFFSFFYTAMIMDPKDTADNLKKSGAFIPGIRPGEQTRRYIDDVMSRLTLSGGIYITLVCLLPEFLILKWNVPFYFGGTSLLIIVVVSMDFMAQVQAHLMSHQYESLLKKANLTGGVSGLPK
- the rpsD gene encoding 30S ribosomal protein S4, with product MARENADAKCRKCRREGGKLFLKGEKCFTDKCPVSKRTYPPGQHGQRRSRLSDYGAQLREKQKLRRIYGVLEAQFANYYSEADRRRGNTGENLLKLLECRLDNVVHRMGFGASRSEARQLVRHNGILVNGKRVNIPAYQLSAQDVIEVSSGAKEQLRVKAALEAAEQRGFPEWLEVDSKGMKGTFKAVPERREMPGEINEQLVIALYSK
- the rpsM gene encoding 30S ribosomal protein S13 is translated as MARIAGINIPNHKHVEIGLTSIYGIGRQRSRQICDAAGVAVNAKVKDLTDAEVEKIRAEVGKLVVEGDLRRTVSMNIKRLMDIGSYRGMRHRRGLPVRGQRTKTNARTRKGPRKGIRK
- the rpmJ gene encoding 50S ribosomal protein L36 produces the protein MKVRASVKKLCRNCKIVRRKGVVRIVCSDARHKQRQG